In Vanessa cardui chromosome 6, ilVanCard2.1, whole genome shotgun sequence, the following proteins share a genomic window:
- the LOC124530746 gene encoding lysine-specific demethylase 8 yields MSAREEIFDKIGKFRTSVISALTEIAELDVTCKSIIEQHLNDSNSLNPKSILKIQAVIDYMYEQVNIGNWKEVRLYLRKTLTVATYLRLKAHLKFNEILSDDIIKEALKIIDFGILFGCPLDAEPNLLQLCASCLHSFVKHDDQHDIETKVILRSDTQSKSSPYNCKVLDVLDCPSMEHFFRNYILAEKPVVLDNCLSHWPALTKWQDQSYFIKLAGLRTVSIELGKDYTDSNWTQKLMTLEDFIKNHIYNENGTTGYLAQYQLFDQIPELRKDIIEPEYCCFSETNDPVDVMAWYGPKGTVSPLHHDPKKNLLAQVVGEKLVFIFSPKDSEYLYPHEHELLNNTARIDPRTPNFEKFPKYKDANGYYCTLKAGQMLYIPPKWWHFVESQSVSFSVSFWWE; encoded by the coding sequence ATGTCAGCCCGAGaagaaatatttgataaaattggaaAATTTAGAACCAGTGTTATTTCAGCATTAACAGAAATTGCTGAACTCGATGTAACTTGTAAATCAATTATTGAGCAACATCTTAACGATTCGAACTCCTTGAATcctaaatctattttaaaaatacaagcaGTTATTGATTATATGTATGAACAAGTAAATATCGGTAATTGGAAAGAAGTGAGGTTATATTTGAGAAAAACCTTAACTGTTGCGACTTACCTGCGTCTTAAagctcatttaaaatttaacgaaattttGTCAGACGATATCATAAAGGAAGctcttaaaataattgatttcgGAATATTGTTTGGGTGCCCTCTTGAtgctgaaccaaatttgttACAACTGTGTGCTTCATGCCTACACTCCTTCGTAAAACATGATGACCAACATGATATAGAAACAAAAGTAATTCTCAGGAGCGATACTCAATCTAAAAGTAGTCCATATAATTGCAAAGTATTGGATGTATTAGATTGCCCGAGCATGGaacatttttttagaaattacaTTCTTGCTGAAAAGCCTGTTGTTTTAGACAATTGTCTGAGTCACTGGCCAGCGCTTACAAAATGGCAAGATCAgagctattttattaaattggcTGGATTAAGAACAGTATCAATTGAGCTAGGAAAGGATTACACGGATTCCAACTGGACACAGAAACTTATGACTCTAGAAGACTTCATAAAAAATCACATTTATAACGAAAATGGTACTACTGGATATCTGGCTCAATATCAACTCTTTGACCAAATTCCTGAGCTAAGGAAAGATATAATAGAACCAGAATATTGTTGTTTCTCTGAAACCAATGATCCGGTTGATGTAATGGCATGGTATGGTCCCAAGGGTACAGTGTCGCCACTCCACCATGACCCAAAGAAAAATTTACTGGCACAAGTTGTTGGAGAAaaactagtatttatattttcaccaAAGGATTCAGAATATTTATACCCTCATGAACatgagttattaaataatacagccAGAATTGATCCAAGAACACCTAACTTTGAAAAGTTCCCTAAATATAAAGACGCTAATGGCTACTACTGTACACTCAAAGCTGGTCAGATGCTATATATACCACCAAAGTGGTGGCATTTTGTTGAGTCACAATCAGTAAGTTTTTCAGTTAGCTTCTGGTGGgaataa